One genomic window of Cheilinus undulatus linkage group 7, ASM1832078v1, whole genome shotgun sequence includes the following:
- the fstl3 gene encoding follistatin-related protein 3, whose product MSFFSYFFCLVLCFYQIGRNPASAGMCWLQQSQDQRCDMVLMRGVTREECCAGGRLDTAWSNTSLPMNEVSLLGFLGIVSCKPCKETCEGVKCSPGKICKMKLGRPQCVCNPDCSNITRKHAVCGSDGKSYKDECALLMARCMGHPDLEVMYQGDCKKSCSNVVCPGTHTCVTDQTNSAHCVMCRTTPCPIPLPSEQPICGNDNITYPSACHLRRATCFLGRSIGVRHYGHCNSPPRKSNNFHASEENAV is encoded by the exons ATGAGCTTCTTTAGctactttttttgtttggttctctgtttttatcagatTGGGAGGAATCCTGCTAGTG CTGGGATGTGTTGGCTGCAGCAGAGTCAGGACCAGAGGTGTGACATGGTACTGATGAGAGGGGTGACCAGAGAGGAGTGCTGTGCCGGGGGCCGCCTGGACACAGCCTGGTCTAACACCAGCCTGCCAATGAATGAGGTCAGCCTGCTGGGCTTCCTGGGAATTGTCTCCTGTAAACCCTGCAaag AAACATGCGAGGGAGTCAAATGCAGCCCCGGGAAGATTTGCAAAATGAAGTTGGGGAGGCCCCAGTGTGTGTGCAATCCAGACTGCTCTAACATTACCCGGAAGCATGCTGTGTGCGGCAGCGACGGGAAGTCATATAAGGATGAGTGTGCTCTTCTGATGGCTCGCTGCATGGGACATCCAGACCTGGAGGTCATGTACCAAGGAGACTGCAAGA AGTCGTGCTCCAATGTGGTGTGTCCAGGTACCCATACATGTGTGACCGACCAGACAAACAGCGCTCACTGTGTCATGTGTCGCACAACTCCTTGCCCAATTCCCCTGCCATCTGAGCAGCCGATCTGCGGCAATGACAACATCACTTACCCCAGTGCCTGCCACCTCCGTCGAGCCACCTGCTTCCTCGGACGCTCCATAGGAGTCCGCCACTACGGCCACTGCAACA GTCCCCCTCGGAAATCCAACAATTTCCACGCCAGTGAGGAAAATGCAGTCTAA